The following nucleotide sequence is from Synechococcus sp. CBW1004.
GACCATGGCCGACCTGCTGGGTCCGGCCGATGACTCCCGCCGTACCAGGGGCAGCAGGTCCACCCAGGCCGGGGCGTCCGGCGCGCCGGCGGCGGGGCGCACCACGCCGCGCACGGTGGATGAATTCGATTTCGATGAGGAGGCTTTCCTGGCCGCCCTCGATGAACAGGACTTCGTCGGTAGCACCGGCGAGGTGGTCACCGGCTCGGTGGTCGGTGTCGAGAGTGATGGCGTCTATGTGGACATCGGCGGCAAGGCTCCCGGCTTCATGCCCAAGAAGGAGTGCGGCCTCGGGGTGATCACCAATCTCAAGGAGCGCTTCCCCAGGGGATTGGCGGTCGAGGTTCTGGTCACCCGTGAGCAGAACGCCGATGGCATGGTCACCGTCAGCGCCCGCGCTCTGGCCCTGCGCCAGAGCTGGGAGAAGGTGCGCGCTCTCGAGAAGGAGGGCAAGGTGGTGCAGGTGAAGATCAATGGCTTCAACCGCGGAGGTGTCACCTGCGATCTGGAGGGCCTGCGCGGCTTCATCCCCCGCTCCCAGCTGAACGAGGGCGAGAACCATGAAGCCCTGGTGGGCCGCACCCTTGGCGTGGCCTTCCTGGAGGTGAATGCCGACACCCGCAAGCTGGTGCTCTCCGAGAAGCGTGCCGCCACCGCCCAGCGCTTCACGGAACTGGAGGTGGGTCAGCTGGTGGAGGGTCAGGTGGCCGCCATCAAGCCCTATGGCTTCTTCATCGACCTCGGCGGTGTGAGTGGGCTGCTGCATCACTCCTCGATCAGCGGCGCCGCTCTGCGCGATCTGCGCGAGGTGTTCCAGCCCGGGGAACGGGTGAAGGCCCTGATCACCGATCTCGACCCCGGTCGCGGCCGCATCGCCCTCAACACCGCCCTGCTGGAAGGGCAGCCCGGCGAGCTGCTGATCGCCAAGGAGCAGGTGATGGCTGAGGCGGCGGACCGGGCCAATCGGGCCCGATCGCTGCTGCGCCAGCAGGAGCAGTCGGCGGGATGAGGGAGCGCACCGCTCAGGCCGCCCTGCGGCCCTCCCTGGACTGGGAGCTCGACTTCTATTCCCGCCCCATCCTTGAGGCCGATGGCCGCAAGCGCTGGGAACTGCTGATCTGCTCGAGCGCCGATCCCCAGCAGGGGGATGCCGGCAGTGAGGTCAGCGGTTTTCGCTGGCAGCAGGACTGCCCTGCCGACAGCGTCAACTCGATCTGGCTGCGGGAGGCCATCGAGGCTGCGCTCGGTGAGGCGGAGCAGCAGGGCTGGCAGCCGCCGCGACGGCTGCGCTGCTGGCGCGGTTCGATGCGGACGATGGTGCAGCGGGCCGCTGAAGGTCTCGGTCTGGAACTGGTGCCCAGTCGTCGCTGCTATCAGCTTGTCGAGTGGTTGCAGGAGCGCCACCGCAGCGTCTACCCCAACGAACCCGGCTATCTGGCCGGTCCGCTGGCTCCCCCACCCCAGGCGATCCGCCCCGTGGCCGTGCCCCTGCCGGAAGCTCTGCGCGGTGAGTCCTGGGACTGGGCCACCCTGACCGCAGGAGCCCTGGCCGAGGCCGTCGAATGGCCGATCGGCTTCGCCGGACTTCTGCCCCTTCCTGCTGAACTGCCACCCGAGACGCCTGTGCCGGGGATTCGTCTCTTCAGCCGCAGCCGTGCCCTGGCGATCGCCGGCTGGCTGGCGGGACTGGAGCCGGTGCGGCTGGAGATCGACACCAACCAGCTGATCCTCGAGGCGGGCCTGGAGGATCGCTGGCTGCTGGCCAACCTGGATCCTGAAGAGGCTCGCGCGGCGGCCACGGCGTTCGCCTCCGCCCGCGAGCAGGCCGGTGGCCTGCAGTTCATCGCTGTGGTCAACGGGCCGGATGCCGAGCGGCTGGAGGGCTTCTGGCTGTTGCGGGATCTGCCGGATGGCTGAGGGCCTGGAGCCTCCGTTCCAGAAGACGGATGCCACCTTCAACACTTTGCCCGGCTGGACCTGGGTGGGCACCTACGGGGGGTATTACCTGCAGGCTGATCTGCTGCAGGACTTCGAGCACGGCTTCTTCACACGCCTCTGGCAGGGCCGCGAGCCTGCCGAACTGGCGGCTTTTGTGAGTGCCGGCGTGTCGGTCCATCGGCCCAGGCAGGTCCACAGCGCCCTGGTGCTGCCGGCCTCCGCCGCCACCGCCGAGCCCTGGCCGGAAGCCGATGGACTGGTGAGCGATGGCGGTGGCCAGACTCTCTGGGTCTGTGGGGCGGACTGCACGCCGGTGCTGCTCGCCGATCCCGCCAGCGGTCGGGTGGCGGCCTGCCACGCCGGCTGGCGCGGGGTGGCAGGCAGGATCCTGCCGGCGGCGATCGAGCGGATGGCCGCCGCGGGGAGTGATCCCGCAGACCTGCTCGTGGCCCTCGGCCCTGCCGTCAGTGGTGCCCGTTATCCGGTGGAACGGTGGGTGAGCCTGGAGGTGGCGGCGTCGCTGCGCCCCGATCCCCTGGAGCCGGACGGGGCCCTGGCGGAGCTGATCGAGGCCGGCGGACTGGTCGTGGATGCGGAGCCTGAGCGGGACAGGCTGGACATCCGGGCTGCGATCCGGCTGCAGCTGAGCCATTCCGGAGTGACCCCCGATCGCTGCAGCAGCTGCCCGCTGTGCACCGTGGACGAGGAGACACTGTTCCACTCGTGGCGTAGGGATCGCCGCAAAGCTGTGCAGTGGAGCGGCATCGTCTCCCAGGCCTGAAAGGCCGTTGAAGCAGTGGCCTGCCCGCGGCAGGTGCAGGTCCCATTGGCTAAGGGGCCGCCCCGCAAGAGATGAGGCAGCGCTGTGCAGCGAGGCACAGATCTGCTCGCCTCGTTTCTTGGATGTCTTGCAAAAGGGTGGCGGCGATGCCAGAATGCAGAAGTTGCATACTTCACAACATGCTCACCGGCGCCGATCTACTCGCCAAGGTCAAAGAGCTGGGCGATGTCAGCAAATCTGACCTCGTTCGGGCCTGTGGCTACGTTTCGACCAAGAAGGACGGGACCGAGCGGCTCAATTTCACCGCCTTCTACGAGGCCCTGCTCAACGCCAAGGGTGTCGACTTCGGTCCTGCTCCCAAGGCTGGCCGTGCAGGCCGCAAGCTCAGCTTCAACACCAAGGTGCAGTTCAATGGCAACCTGATGGTCGGCCGGGCTTACACCGCCATGCTTGATCTCAAGCCCGGCGACGAGTTCGAGATCAAGCTGGGTCGCAAGCAGATTCGCCTGGTGCCTCAGGGTGCTGAGGATGAGGAAGGCTGAGGGCCAGCGCTTCCGCCAGTTTGATGCCATCGATGGCAGCGGAGAGGATGCCCCCGGCGTACCCGGCTCCTTCTCCGCCTGGATAGAGTCCCGCGACGTTGATGCTCTGCAGACTGCTGCGATCACGCGGAAGCCGCAGCGGTGACGAGGTGCGTGTCTCCACCCCGGTCAGCAGGCTGTCGGAGCCGATGTATCCGGGTATCCGTCGTTCAAACGCCGGCAGCGCCTCGCGCAGGGATTCGCAGACGAGTGCCGGCAAACAGTCGTCCAGGCTGGTGAGGCGCAGGCCCGGCAGATAGGACCCCTTCAGGGGATGGCTGTCCGTTGTTGCCGGCTCGCTGCCACTGGGCCTGCAGGCGAGGAAATCCTCGACCCTCTGCGCCGGAGCCCGGTAATCACTGCCGCCGGCGACATAGGCCAGGCGCTCCCAGTGGCGTTGAAAGGCGATACCGGCCAGGGGGTCGCTGGGATAGCGCCCCCAGGGATCCATGTCCTCCGGCTCAATCGTCACCACCAGCCCGCTGTTGGCATTGCGTTCGTTGCGCGAGTGCTGGCTCATCCCGTTGGTCACCACGCAGCCCTCTTCGGAGGTGGCGCCCACCACCAGCCCACCGGGACACATGCAGAAGCTGTAGACGGCCCGGCCATTGCTGCAGTGGTGGACCAGCTTGTACTCGGCGGGGCCCAGGCGGGGATGTCCGGCCGCCTCACCCCAGCGGGCCCGATCGATCAGGGTCTGGGGATGCTCGATGCGGACTCCGATGGCCAGGCCCTTGCTTTCCATCGCCACCCCCTGCTCCTGAAGCCGGGTGAAGGTGTCACGGGCGCTGTGCCCGGGCGCCAGGATCACGCGCTCGGCCTTGATCTCTTCACCGTCGGCCAGTCGTATGCCTCTGAGGCGGTAGCGGGGGCCGGAGCCCTCCAGGGTGGGCTCCGGGTCGAGCAGCAGCTCCTGCAGTCGCGCCTCGAATCGCACCTCTCCTCCCAGCTCCTCGATGCGGCGGCGCAGGCCGCGCACCACCGTGGCGAGCTTGAAGGTGCCGATGTGGGGGCGATGGCGGGTGAGGATCTCACGGCTGGCTCCGGCGGCCACCAGTTCCTCCAGCACCTTCCGCACCAGGCGCTCGTCCTCGCTCACCTGGCTGTAGAGCTTGCCGTCGGAGAACGTGCCGGCCCCACCCTCACCGAACTGGGCGTTCGACTCAGGATCGAAGGGGCGCTGTCCCTTCCAGAAGCCGAAGGTGTCGGCGCTGCGTTGCTTCACCGGCCGTCCACGCTCCAGCAGCAGCGGTCTGAGCCCCATCTGTGCCAGCAGCAGGGCGGCGAAGTAGCCGCAGGGGCCGGCTCCGATGACCAGAGGCCGCTGCCTTGGGGTAGGGAGGGGCCGGGCTGTTCCCGGTCCGGCCGCCGGAAGGTAATGCGTATCGGGTGAGGGCCGCAGGTGGGGGTCGTTGCGAAAACGGCGCAGGAGGCGCCTGTGCTCCGCCTCCGGTAGATCCAGATCCAGATCGAGGCAATACACCAGGGCGATGGCGCCGCGGCGGCGGGCGTCGATGCTTCGCCGCACGAGCTGATGGCCGCGCAGGGCCTCGCGAGGGATGCGCAGACGCCGGCAGACGGCCTCGGGCAGGTCCTCGTCGCGGTGATCGAGCGGCAGTTTCAGTTCACTCAGCCGCAGCACGGGCCATCAACACAGGGAAGGACAGGGAGCCCGCCGGGCTCCTCTCCTGTCTAGATCACGCAGCGGGGGCCAGGCACTGACCCACCACTTCACGGGTGTTGGCGGACAGCGAAGCGGCGTCGAGCAGCTGCAGGGCTTCCTGCAACCGCTCCTGCCGCGGCGGGGCGTAGCTCTGCCAGCGGCTGAAGACCTTGGCCAGCCGTGAGGCGGTGATCGGGTTGCGATGGTCCAGTTCGATCAGCCGCTGCGCGAGGAAGCGGTAGCCGCTGCCATCGGCGGCGTGGAACACCACCGGATTGGAGGCCAGCCCTCCCAGCACGGCCCGCACCGAGTTGGGGGCCGCCGGGTCATAGAGGGGATGCTCCAGCAGCCGCTCCACCCTTGCGAGGCCATCGGCGAAGGGAGCCGAGGCCTCGAGGGCGAACCAGGCGTCGAGCACCACGGGCCGATCACGCCAGCGCTCATGGAAGGCCGCCATGGCCTGCTCCCTCGCCGGGATCGGGTGGCACTGCAGCGCCCGCAGGCCGGCACGGGCCAGGGTCATCGAGCGGCCCTCCACCGCCGCCATGGCCGCCGCGATCGCGCCCCTGTCGCCGGCAGCCACCTGCCAGCTCCAGATGAGCGCGGTGAGGCGCCGATCGCCGCTGCCCAGGGGCCAGGGGGCATCCCATTCGCCCATGCAGCCCTCGAGGGCCTGCTGCAGGGGAGCGGCGAGGGCAGTGCCGAAGCGGCTGCGCAGCGCCTCCAGCGCCGCGAACAGGGCCGGCGGATCGGGTTCGGGGCTCGCTTCCTCCAGTTCCGCCATGCCCGGCAGGGCCAGCAGCAGGGCCCTGCTGGCCTGGGAGAGAGAGGGGTCGGCCAGGATCCTCCCGAAGGCATCGATCAGCTCCGCCTCGAGCGCCTCGGGGTGGCCGGAATCGGCTGGGCTGCCAGCCTCTTTCACGCCGGCTCCTGTCAGCTGAACCTTGCCGCAGCCGGCGCGGGCCAGCGCCAGCTGGCGCAGCAGTGTCTGCCCGGCATCCCAGCGGGCCACCGGATCGCTGTCGCAGGCGAGCAGGTGCACCAGTTCACTGGCCGGACGGCCGATCTCCACCTTCACCGGGGCCGAGAAGTGGCGCAACAGTGACAGGGCCGGCGGATGGGCCTGACGCGGCAGGTCGACGAAGCGCAGCTCCTGCTCGCTCCGGTCGATCACCAGCAGGCGGGTGGCGTCGCCCCAGGCGCGCGGCGGCGTTGGCAGCGGCGCGCCGGAGCGCTGTGCAGGCACCTGCCCGTCGGCTGCTGCCTCCTCGCCTTCCAGTTTCACCGGCAACGGCTCACCGCCCTGGCCCACCAGCCCCAGGGCCAGCGGAATCACCACCGGCTCCTTGCGGCTCTGGCCGGGCGTGGGCGGTGTGTGCTGGCGGATCGCAAGGGTGAGCTCACCCCGCTCACCGTCCCAGTGGCGGTGCACCTGCAGCACGGGGGTGCCCGCCTGGTGATACCAGCGGCGAAAGGCGGCGAAATCGAACGGCGGCGGTGCCAGGCGGCCATCGAGGCCCCGCTCGGCCCAGTGGGCCTCGGCCGCCTCGCGCATCGCCGCCAGGAAGTCGTCGCAGGTGGCGGCGGTGCCGTCGTGGCGGCGGACGTAGATCTGCATGCCCCGCTGGAACACCGTCTCACCGAGCAGGCTGTGCAGGGCACGGATCACCTCGGCGCCCTTTTCATAGATCGTGGTCGTATAGAAATTATCGATCGCCTCATAGGCATCCGGCTGCACCGGATGGGCCGTCGGCCCCCCATCTTCCCGGAACTGGGTGTTGCGCAGCAGGGCCACGTTCTCGATCCGGTTGAGGGCATGGCCGTGCTGATCAGCGCTGAAGCACTGGTCACGGAATACGGTGAGTCCCTCCTTGAGGGACAGCTGGAACCAGTCTCTGCAGGTGATGCGATTGCCGGTCCAGTTGTGGAAGTATTCATGGGCAATCACGCTCTCCACTCGTTCCAGCTCGTCGTCGGTCGCCGTCTCCTGATCGGCCAGCACCAGCTTGGAGTTGAAGATGTTGAGGCTCTTGTTCTCCATGGCGCCCATGTTGAAGTGGCGCACGGCGACGATGTTGTACTCGTCGAGGTCGTATTCCAGTCCATAGGCCTCCTCGTCCCAGCGCATCGCCCGCTGCAGCGAGGCCAGGGCATGGGCGGTGTAAGGCTCATCACCGGGTTCCACCCACAGGCGCAGCCGCACCGGACGGCCGCTGGCGGTGGTGAAGCTGCCGCGCACCTCCTCCAGCCGGCCGGCCACCAGGGCGAACAGATAGGAGGGTTTGGGGAAGGGATCGTCCCAGATGGCGTAATGGCGCTCCACTCCGTCCGGCCCGTCTGGCAGCGGGCCGCTCTCGAGGCAGTTGCCATTGCTCAGCAGCACCGGGAACCGTGCCTGATCGGCCTCGATCCGGACCCGGAAGCGGCTGAGCAGGTCGGGCCGGTCGGGGTGGAAGGTGATGCGGCGGAAGCCCTCGGCTTCGCACTGGGTGGTGACCATGCCGCCGCTGACGTACAGGCCCTCGAGGCTGCTGTTGGCCCAGGGGTCGATCACCACCGTGCTGGTGAGCACGAAGGGGCGCAGCGGCGGATCCAGCAGGCGGAGGCCCTCATCGCTTCGTGCGAAGGCGCTCGGTTCGAGCGGTTCTCCGTCGATCGCCAGCTCCAGCAGCTCCAGATCGACCCCTGCCAGATCCAGCGGGCCTGGTGCCTGACGCCCGTCCGCGCCTTCGGCGGCAGGATTCGGTTCGAATGCCAGGCGGGCCTCCACCCGGGCCTGGCGTTCCTGCAGACGCACCGTCAGGTCCGTGCGCTCCAGCAGATAGGGGGCCGGCCGGTAGTCGGCGAGGCGCACGGGAGCCATGCGGAGCGGAGGTGGGAGAACACCGGCATTGTGGCGTCCGGTGCTGGCGTGATCCTGACCTTGCCGGGGCCATCCACGGATGTTCGCCCGGGGCAGGTGTCAGACCCGTGCGGGGCCAGGTCGCGGAAGGCGACAGCGGCCCATGCCGCTGGATGCGAGGGCGGGGCTCAGCCGCGATCTGTGCCACGCGGCAGAGCGAGATGCTGGGCTGAGCGGGAAGCGTGTCGTGGATCCACAGGCCTGATGCCCCTTCGGCTGAGGGAGACAGCGGCCCTGCCGATCATTCGGGGCCTGGATCAACGGGCCACGCCGGCATGATCGCCACCCGTTTCCGCGGACCAACGCTCTGACAGCCTCGGCAACGAGGGCGCCCTTCAGGAGAGCCCGCTGCCCGGAGCGGTCAGCCGCGCGTGATGCTGGGCTGGCTGGCCAGAGCCTGCTTCACCTTGTCCCTGAGTTCGGCCGGCACCTGCTTCGGACAGATCTCGGTGGCACCGATCACGGCAGCATTGATCGAGCCCTTGCGCAAGTCCTCGAGTGTCAGAGGGGTGCTGCCGGAGGTGGGGATCAGGCCCTGGTGAACGGCAAGGATCAGCTGGGCGATCGTTTCTCCGGCCACTCCTGCCGCCTGCTCAAAGTCTTCGCCGGCCGCAGAGGCGATGCAGGTGTTGACGGAGGCGATGCGGGCATAGAGGGCCAGTTGTTCGGAGCTGGCCGGACCCTGCTCAAAGACCGATGGCGCTGCCTGGGCCTGCAGGGTGCCGGGGACGTCGGCCCGGGCGGCTGCCGGCATCGCCAGCGGAGAAAGAACGCACAGGATCAGGCTGAGCATCCAGGCGATCACCCGGGAGGTGCGCAGCAGACACCGATGAGCTGGCATGAGGGACGGTTGCCGGGTGGTGAGCAGGGCCATAAAAGATGTCGGCAGCCCTACCTGCTCCCGCCGGACTGACCCTGGCCCTGCAGTGCCTTCTGAATCTGCGCCATCAGGTCGTCGATGGTCTTCTTGTCGGCGGCTGTGAACTTGTCGAAGCACATCTGTTTGATGCGCGGCACCACACCGAAGACAGTCCCGTTGGCAAGTTGGTTGGCTTCGAGTTTCTTGTTGTTATTCGCGCCCTGAATGATGCCGCCATGCACGAAATTCAGAGTGGAGACGATCATCTCCAGGCTGGCAGGCAGCGATTTGTCGAGGCCGACCTGTTTGGTGGCCAGAACGCAGATATTCACAGCTCCCATCTGGTTGTAGATATTGACGTCACGGTCGCTGGCGGGCCTGGTCGCCGGTGCCGCTCCCCCGGGTGCCGCTGCCTGGGCCCGAGCCGGCAGGGGCGCCATGGATCCGGAAGCGAGAACTGCCGCTGCCGTCAGGGCGAAGGGGCGGAGGCGAAGGTGAATCACCGGGTGGGGATCGACGTGAGGCCATTGTGCCACCGATGCGACGGCCGGGACCGCGTTCGTCGGTCCTGTTGGCTTCCGCTCAGGACGGTTCCTGCAGCGGCGCACCGGCCGCTTCGACACGGATCTCATGGTGGATCTCGGAGAGCTCCAGTTCGCCATCGCGCCAGGAGTAGATCGAGCGGGAGCGGAAGCGGTCCTGATCGACGAGGCGGATGTGCTCGAGGATGTCCCATTCCAGGTAGTGGGATTCGAAGATCATCTCGTGCTCATCCACCTGGCGGATCTGGCTCTTGGTGGGCGAGCCGCAGAGATAACCGCGGCTCCGTCGCAACTGATGGCCGCACAAATAGGCCTCCATCACCCCTTCGCGCACGTAGCGGGGCTTGCGGTCGAAGAAGTCGTACTCCTTCTCCGGCCACCAGGTGAAGCGGTAGGCGTCCTCGCCTTCGATCGGTTCGCTGAAGCTCTCCACCCGCAGGAACATGTCCACCCGCATCGGCTCCTCCTCGTCACGAAAGAAGTAGAGCCGGCGCGAGCGCCACAGGCCGAGGTTGCGCGAAAACCAGCGCCGCAGATTGCTGTCGAGCCGGATGCGAGTGGGGCTGGCGCTGGGCATGGTATCGGAGCTCTGGAACAGGGACACGCGCTGGTACACCCGGGGTCCCCGCTGATCGCTGCTTCTCAGCCTATGGCCGATCGGCAGCGCTGCTGAGGACTTCCAACTGTCTTAGCGAGTTCCGCCCGACACGGCTGCGGGGATGCCCGATCGCACGCCAACCCATAGCTTGGAGCGCAGGCGCCCGCTGCCCCTTGGCCACCGCTTGGGACTCCAGACCCCAGATGCCCTCGTCCGGTCGGAGCTCGGCGGACCCGGCCGGCGGCGCGGAGCCTGATCCGAGCCGTCAGACCCTGAAACTGTTGCTGGTGGCCACCCGTCAGCATCTGGCCAGCCCGGATGTTCGCAATCTCGTGAGCGCCCTGCAGGCGGAGGAGACGGGCTTCGAGATCAGCCTTGAAGTGGCGGATCCGGCCACCCATCCCGAGCTCCTGGAGCTGCACCGGCTGGTGGCCACGCCGGCCCTGGTGAAGCTGGAGCCCCCGCCGAAGCAGGTGTTCGCGGGCAACACGATGAGCCTGCAGCTGCGCACCTGGCTGCCCCGCTGGCAGCAGATGGAGATGGTCAGCAGCCTCGGGATGAACCTGCGTCCCGCTGAGCGGGACGGCAGCCGGACCCAGCGTGAGGTGCAGCTGGAGGATCAGCTGCTGGTGCTGCGCCAGGAGAACGAGACCCTGATCGAGCGGCTTGGTGTGCAGGAGCGCCTGCTTCGCATGGTGGCCCATGAACTGCGCACGCCGCTGACGGCGGCCAAGCTGGCGCTGCAGAGCCATACCCTCGGGCAGATTGACGAGAGCCGCTTCCGCGATGTGCTCAAGCGGCGCCTCGACGACATCGAGGAGCTGTCGCGCGACCTCCTGGAGGTGGGGACGACCCGTTGGGAAGCGCTGTTCAATCCCCAGCGACTGGCCCTGGGCCAGGTGGCGGCCGAGGCGATCCTGGAGCTCGAGAAGCTCTGGGTGGGGCGGGATCTTGAGCTGGTCACGGACATTCCGGCCGACCTGCCCGACGTCTACGCCGACCAGCGCCGCATGCGGCAGGTGCTGCTGAATCTGCTGGAGAACGCTCTCAAGTACACCCCCGAAGGCGGCCGGGTCAGCCTCACGCTTCTGCACCGCACCAGCCAGTGGGTGCAGATGAGCGTCTGCGACAGCGGACCCGGCATCCCGCCCGAGGAGCAGGAGCGCATCTTCCTCGACCGGGTGCGGCTCCCTCAGACCTCCGGAACCACCTCCGGCTTCGGTGTCGGTCTGGCTGTCTGCCGTCGCATCGCCGACGTGCATGGCGGCCGCATCTGGGTGGTCTCCGAGCCGGGTGAGGGGGCCTGTTTCCATCTCACTGTGCCGGTCTGGTCCGGCCAGAGCACGCCCCAGACGTTGCGACGGGGCCAGGGCGGCGACCCTTCTTGACGAAGGGCACCTCCGCCCCGTACGTTCCTTTCAACGCCGATCGCGAAAGCGACCCGGCCATCCGGAGCGGAAAGACAGCCCACCAAGGTTGACTCTCCAATCCTGCATTCCATTCCGGTTTCAGCAGGATCTGTTTTTCAAAACAGTACGGTTCCGGTCTCAACATTCAAAGCAATTATCCACCCGCGATCATTTGCTTTGATGATGTCAGCAGGCATCTGCTGCGGCCTCGCCCCCATCGTCTAGAGGCCTAGGACACCTCCCTTTCACGGAGGCGACAGGGGTTCGAATCCCCTTGGGGGTATTGATTCGTGATCCATCGAGATCACCACTGACTCATCAGCTTCTAGCGTGAGTCTCATTCTCTTTTTTTTGGCGGCTCAGGGTTCCTGCGGTGCTTCAGTCGACGCCAGCAGTGGCACGAATGGATTCTCATCCAGCCCGCCAATCACGTTGATTCGCGGCCTGATCTCGCCTGGGCGTTGAGGCACGCGGCCTGAACGGCTTTCGGTCGCTCCATCGCTGCGCACTCAGGCGGTGGCGCCTGTTGCGACGTCAGTCATCGATCGTGTCAGTGATCGTCTCTCCCGCCTTCAGCAGGGGGAATGTGCTGCTGATCACGGTGTCAGTGGTCGAGAGGCCGTCACCACTGTCCTCGGTCCCGACAACCACCACCCCTGCCATGGGGTTGGTGTCGGTACAGATGTTGGTTGGTCAGGGCCAGCGGCAGAAGAAGGACGACCACCGCCGACCGGGCGGCATCGCTTCAGGCGTGCGCAGCGCGGCGCTGCGCCTCCTGCTGGACGCCGCGCACGTTGTTGGCCAGGTCTTCCTGCAGGCGTTGCTCGATCAGACCGATCGGCATCCCCGGCTTGCCCTGGACGGTGAGGTCGTAAAGCAGCCAGCTGCTGGTGGCATCCGAACCCACCAACCACGTGCCCTGAAAGCAGCGGAAGTCGCCATCAAGCATGCGAAAGGCGAGGCGCCCCGAGGCTCTTTCCTCCTCCAGCTCCAGGGTGACACGGGCGCTGAAGCGCAGACCGCAGAACTGCTGGGTGCCCACCTGCTCCACGGCCACCCGGTTGGACCGTCGCCAGATCTGCCGGGAGCTGGCCAGGTTCGGGATGAAGCGGTGCAGGTTGTCGTAGTCGGTCAGCACGGCCCAGAGCCACTGGGAGTCGACCGCCAGGCGAAGCTGCACGGCCAGCCGGCGCATCCCCATGGGAAGGCGCTCCATGTCCTGCTGGATGCTGTCGAGTGTGCAGGTGGTATCGGGAAAGCTCAGGAACGGAGCGGAACGCGGATCGTCGAGATCTCGAGCTTGGGCGAGGGGCTGCGCCAGGACCATTCGGAAACGCGGGGGCTCTGGAGGAAGCTGATTGGGAGGAATCCATTCCGCTCGGGAACAGGCCCGTCGCAGGGGCAGAAGCCTGCGCTGCCTGGCGCCTGGCCGGTGTCGGGCCTGGCGTCTGTGCCGTCAAGTTAACCGGATCCGCCCAGCGGCCGCTGCCATGACCCTCGCCGTGGTGCCCGGGAACGGGTGGTCCCTATGATCGGCGCGCTTTTGAGGCCGTTTCCCCATGCGTGTATCCACCGGCAACGCCACCCTCTCCGACGGTCGCATGATCTCTGTGCTGGTGGAAGGATTCGGGGTGGGTCGCCAGCGCAGGGCCCAGCGCCGCCTCACCGTGCCGTTCACCCAACTGCAGTCTCTGATGCAGACGATCGCGCAGCAGGGTGGTCGGATTCTGGATGTCAGCAGTGGTGACTCGGTCGC
It contains:
- a CDS encoding NAD(P)/FAD-dependent oxidoreductase gives rise to the protein MLRLSELKLPLDHRDEDLPEAVCRRLRIPREALRGHQLVRRSIDARRRGAIALVYCLDLDLDLPEAEHRRLLRRFRNDPHLRPSPDTHYLPAAGPGTARPLPTPRQRPLVIGAGPCGYFAALLLAQMGLRPLLLERGRPVKQRSADTFGFWKGQRPFDPESNAQFGEGGAGTFSDGKLYSQVSEDERLVRKVLEELVAAGASREILTRHRPHIGTFKLATVVRGLRRRIEELGGEVRFEARLQELLLDPEPTLEGSGPRYRLRGIRLADGEEIKAERVILAPGHSARDTFTRLQEQGVAMESKGLAIGVRIEHPQTLIDRARWGEAAGHPRLGPAEYKLVHHCSNGRAVYSFCMCPGGLVVGATSEEGCVVTNGMSQHSRNERNANSGLVVTIEPEDMDPWGRYPSDPLAGIAFQRHWERLAYVAGGSDYRAPAQRVEDFLACRPSGSEPATTDSHPLKGSYLPGLRLTSLDDCLPALVCESLREALPAFERRIPGYIGSDSLLTGVETRTSSPLRLPRDRSSLQSINVAGLYPGGEGAGYAGGILSAAIDGIKLAEALALSLPHPQHPEAPGESACDPA
- the pgeF gene encoding peptidoglycan editing factor PgeF, with the protein product MAEGLEPPFQKTDATFNTLPGWTWVGTYGGYYLQADLLQDFEHGFFTRLWQGREPAELAAFVSAGVSVHRPRQVHSALVLPASAATAEPWPEADGLVSDGGGQTLWVCGADCTPVLLADPASGRVAACHAGWRGVAGRILPAAIERMAAAGSDPADLLVALGPAVSGARYPVERWVSLEVAASLRPDPLEPDGALAELIEAGGLVVDAEPERDRLDIRAAIRLQLSHSGVTPDRCSSCPLCTVDEETLFHSWRRDRRKAVQWSGIVSQA
- the pepN gene encoding aminopeptidase N, which codes for MAPVRLADYRPAPYLLERTDLTVRLQERQARVEARLAFEPNPAAEGADGRQAPGPLDLAGVDLELLELAIDGEPLEPSAFARSDEGLRLLDPPLRPFVLTSTVVIDPWANSSLEGLYVSGGMVTTQCEAEGFRRITFHPDRPDLLSRFRVRIEADQARFPVLLSNGNCLESGPLPDGPDGVERHYAIWDDPFPKPSYLFALVAGRLEEVRGSFTTASGRPVRLRLWVEPGDEPYTAHALASLQRAMRWDEEAYGLEYDLDEYNIVAVRHFNMGAMENKSLNIFNSKLVLADQETATDDELERVESVIAHEYFHNWTGNRITCRDWFQLSLKEGLTVFRDQCFSADQHGHALNRIENVALLRNTQFREDGGPTAHPVQPDAYEAIDNFYTTTIYEKGAEVIRALHSLLGETVFQRGMQIYVRRHDGTAATCDDFLAAMREAAEAHWAERGLDGRLAPPPFDFAAFRRWYHQAGTPVLQVHRHWDGERGELTLAIRQHTPPTPGQSRKEPVVIPLALGLVGQGGEPLPVKLEGEEAAADGQVPAQRSGAPLPTPPRAWGDATRLLVIDRSEQELRFVDLPRQAHPPALSLLRHFSAPVKVEIGRPASELVHLLACDSDPVARWDAGQTLLRQLALARAGCGKVQLTGAGVKEAGSPADSGHPEALEAELIDAFGRILADPSLSQASRALLLALPGMAELEEASPEPDPPALFAALEALRSRFGTALAAPLQQALEGCMGEWDAPWPLGSGDRRLTALIWSWQVAAGDRGAIAAAMAAVEGRSMTLARAGLRALQCHPIPAREQAMAAFHERWRDRPVVLDAWFALEASAPFADGLARVERLLEHPLYDPAAPNSVRAVLGGLASNPVVFHAADGSGYRFLAQRLIELDHRNPITASRLAKVFSRWQSYAPPRQERLQEALQLLDAASLSANTREVVGQCLAPAA
- a CDS encoding Tab2/Atab2 family RNA-binding protein produces the protein MRERTAQAALRPSLDWELDFYSRPILEADGRKRWELLICSSADPQQGDAGSEVSGFRWQQDCPADSVNSIWLREAIEAALGEAEQQGWQPPRRLRCWRGSMRTMVQRAAEGLGLELVPSRRCYQLVEWLQERHRSVYPNEPGYLAGPLAPPPQAIRPVAVPLPEALRGESWDWATLTAGALAEAVEWPIGFAGLLPLPAELPPETPVPGIRLFSRSRALAIAGWLAGLEPVRLEIDTNQLILEAGLEDRWLLANLDPEEARAAATAFASAREQAGGLQFIAVVNGPDAERLEGFWLLRDLPDG
- a CDS encoding AbrB family transcriptional regulator, whose translation is MLTGADLLAKVKELGDVSKSDLVRACGYVSTKKDGTERLNFTAFYEALLNAKGVDFGPAPKAGRAGRKLSFNTKVQFNGNLMVGRAYTAMLDLKPGDEFEIKLGRKQIRLVPQGAEDEEG
- a CDS encoding S1 RNA-binding domain-containing protein; amino-acid sequence: MAGSGTSASRQPRSPGQATPAAPPRKPPQVLMIRREESAPDAPEVTANSPEAVEPQRPVREAPAVAPARSGAGGGQADEDLFDLGSLEGMTMADLLGPADDSRRTRGSRSTQAGASGAPAAGRTTPRTVDEFDFDEEAFLAALDEQDFVGSTGEVVTGSVVGVESDGVYVDIGGKAPGFMPKKECGLGVITNLKERFPRGLAVEVLVTREQNADGMVTVSARALALRQSWEKVRALEKEGKVVQVKINGFNRGGVTCDLEGLRGFIPRSQLNEGENHEALVGRTLGVAFLEVNADTRKLVLSEKRAATAQRFTELEVGQLVEGQVAAIKPYGFFIDLGGVSGLLHHSSISGAALRDLREVFQPGERVKALITDLDPGRGRIALNTALLEGQPGELLIAKEQVMAEAADRANRARSLLRQQEQSAG